In Drosophila simulans strain w501 chromosome 3R, Prin_Dsim_3.1, whole genome shotgun sequence, a single window of DNA contains:
- the LOC6729299 gene encoding bromodomain-containing protein 2: protein MNELKSNNNQPPPRNEPSLQPVNGIVQPPVIPPPNRPGRRTNILEDLKSVLNYLWRHRYSYHFRHPVDTVSLGVPDYHTVVKRPMDLTTIRKRLHNKYYWQASEALEDFKLIFDNCLLYNLEGSPVCQEGKLMKEAFYKRMQSIDLSTEVELGPKSEKRKRKATESLDAATTSSHYSSHWVSSSSSWLCPPPMPGGVPPFHPTFRNFVGPSLIPSFMPDSLGNPLTSMHPMSSMMNPMFKNNWETNGEMDPPPSAPISNRPIALPPPLTSTPIEPMTLPWPTPAPVEAPAPSPPPAPSPPPAPKPPISISYKSLDRLIEKSHSDHLLKSMVKRKRKQVTWAFNRADYWRRYSQNPDYDHDREEKLDWKILRERLDSDNFESFDGFVSSVRKMFQNALRCFPEDGLVKVSVKKTNEIFEKRLPKYRELIATAKEKGRQLVASREQDFRDSLNMTTEKENTDKIIKEWVPKPFIIKTESVYVQEQRVYNMEPQDVQQFSPEPLDEEAYDSD from the coding sequence ATGAATGAACTGAAGTCGAACAACAACCAGCCTCCGCCGCGCAATGAGCCGTCTCTGCAGCCGGTGAATGGCATCGTGCAACCGCCGGTGATTCCGCCGCCGAATCGTCCTGGCCGCCGTACAAACATCCTAGAAGATCTCAAGTCCGTGCTGAATTACTTATGGCGCCATCGCTACTCGTATCACTTTCGCCATCCCGTCGATACTGTGAGCCTGGGTGTGCCCGACTACCATACGGTGGTCAAGCGCCCGATGGACTTGACTACGATCAGAAAGCGACTGCACAACAAATACTACTGGCAGGCGAGCGAGGCTCTGGAGGATTTTAAGCTGATATTCGATAACTGCTTGCTGTACAATTTGGAGGGCTCACCGGTTTGTCAGGAGGGCAAGCTAATGAAGGAGGCCTTCTACAAGCGAATGCAGTCCATTGATTTGAGCACGGAGGTGGAACTAGGGCCGAAGTCGGAAAAGCGCAAGAGAAAGGCTACCGAATCATTGGATGCAGCCACGACTTCTAGTCATTATTCTAGTCACTGGGTCTCGAGTAGTTCCTCTTGGCTCTGTCCCCCGCCGATGCCTGGCGGAGTGCCACCATTTCATCCTACATTCCGAAATTTCGTGGGTCCCAGCTTGATTCCATCTTTTATGCCCGATTCTTTAGGGAATCCCTTGACATCTATGCATCCAATGTCATCAATGATGAATCCGATGTTCAAGAATAATTGGGAGACAAATGGAGAAATGGATCCACCGCCCTCAGCGCCAATTTCGAATCGTCCCATTGCCTTGCCACCACCCTTGACGTCCACTCCAATCGAACCCATGACTTTGCCTTGGCCAACCCCAGCACCAGTTgaagctccagctccatcgcCTCCTCCGGCTCCATCGCCTCCTCCGGCTCCCAAGCCACCCATTAGCATCAGTTACAAGTCCCTGGACCGATTGATCGAAAAAAGCCACTCAGATCATCTTCTGAAGTCGATGGTAAAGCGAAAGCGCAAGCAGGTTACATGGGCTTTTAACCGGGCTGACTACTGGCGTAGGTACTCCCAGAATCCGGACTACGACCACGATCGCGAAGAGAAACTCGATTGGAAGATACTTCGGGAGCGCTTGGACTCTGATAACTTTGAGAGTTTTGATGGATTCGTGAGCTCTGTACGAAAGATGTTCCAGAACGCATTGCGTTGCTTTCCGGAAGATGGATTGGTCAAGGTTTCGGTGAAGAAAACCAATGAGATCTTTGAGAAAAGGCTGCCCAAGTACAGGGAGCTAATTGCAACGGCCAAGGAAAAGGGTCGTCAACTGGTGGCCAGCAGGGAACAAGATTTTCGTGACTCACTAAACATGACcactgaaaaagaaaatactgATAAGATCATAAAAGAATGGGTTCCAAAgccatttattattaaaacgGAGTCCGTGTATGTGCAAGAACAGCGAGTGTACAATATGGAGCCCCAGGATGTACAACAATTTTCACCGGAGCCGCTGGATGAAGAAGCTTATGATAGCGATTAA
- the LOC6729300 gene encoding serine protease snake, translating to MTTRILSLIFMCYIGLVKICDIHSATSGTLVVGGTPAPPKKFPMAARLGHHSSSGNQTKWFCGGTLISHQVVLTAAHCFYSDVGIVNIVRLGELVFDTDKDDAEPEDIKVLELKAHPNFRYPILYNDIGLVRLRRQVTFGPYKMPACLPLNGGEQLDAFTAIGWGQKKSYEFEQSKELREVELQNYNRSCSDTTYPNEEVPQGYNAETQLCVGSPGHQDTCNGDSGGPLLIPHAANGCRYQVMGVTSVGIACDTPDIPSLYTRVHYFGNWIKGELANTERSQ from the exons ATGACGACGCGGATTTTGTCACTGATTTTTATGTGCTACATTGGGCTTGTGAAAATTTGTGACATTCACA GTGCAACTTCAGGGACTTTGGTAGTTGGTGGCACCCCTGCTCCGCCAAAAAAGTTTCCCATGGCTGCTCGGCTGGGACATCACAGCTCTAGTGGGAATCAAACGAAGTGGTTTTGTGGTGGCACCTTGATAAGTCATCAAGTCGTTTTAACGGCTGCTCACTGCTTCTACTCAGATGT TGGTATTGTGAACATTGTGCGACTCGGAGAACTAGTTTTCGACACCGACAAGGACGATGCCGAACCGGAGGACATTAAAGTTCTTGAGCTAAAGGCTCATCCAAACTTTCGGTATCCCATTCTCTACAACGATATTGGCCTCGTTCGTTTGCGCAGACAGGTAACCTTTGGACCTTACAAGATGCCAGCCTGCCTGCCTTTGAATGGTGGAGAACAGCTAGATGCCTTCACTGCCATCGGATGGGGTCAGAAGAAATCCTACGAATTCGAACAGTCCAAGGAGCTGAGAGAGGTGGAGTTACAAAACTATAATCGGTCTTGTAGCGACACAACCTATCCGAACGAGGAGGTTCCCCAAGGATACAATGCCGAGACCCAATTGTGCGTTGGGTCCCCGGGGCACCAGGACACTTGTAATGGGGATTCGGGTGGTCCACTGCTAATTCCCCATGCCGCAAATGGATGCCGTTACCAAGTAATGGGTGTCACGTCCGTGGGAATCGCATGTGATACTCCAGACATTCCCAGTTTGTACACAAGGGTGCACTATTTCGGCAATTGGATAAAAGGAGAGTTGGCAAATACTGAACGCAGCCAATGA